AGGGGGTGTGTGACGTGTACGACCATGGGCCGGCCGGGGGGACTGCGTCAGGTCGCGGAGGATTCCGGCGCGCGCCGCCACCGGCGCACCAGCGGCCAGGTCCCGATGCCAATGGCGAGGGCCATGAGATGGCCCCAGTTCGCCATCGGGTCGGTGAAGGCGATGAGGTCCTCGACCAGCATTCCGCCGGAGACGGCGAGCACGGTCCAGCGCAGCCAGGGCGTGAGGAGACCGGCGAGCGCGCCGATGCTCGCGGCCACGCCGAAGCTGATGCCGTAGTCGAGGCGGTGCAGGGAGCTCTCGGGCAGATGCCCGGCCATCACGGAGAGCCCGACCGGCACCTCGGTGGCGAGCGTCGCCACGGTGTGGCCGAGGACGAAGACACCGGCGGTGCGCAGGCCGCCGATCCTGCGCTCCAGCGCCGTGAGGACGATGAGGAAGCAGACCGCGAACGGGGATGTGATCCCGCCGGCGATCCACAGGGCGCTCGCGACCAGCACGAACACGGGCGTGTGCGCGAGGTGCGCCACGTCGGTACTGGAACCCCGCAGCGCGGACGCGACGACGCCGGGGTCGGCGAACAGCGCGAAGAGGGACGTGCCGATGAGGACGGCGGCGTAGACGAAGGTGAACGGGGTCCCCGTGGGCGTGGGCAACAGCCGCCAGGGGCGCAGCCGGCGACGAGGGGCGGCGCTCTCGGGCGCCGTGCGCCCGACGGTCGCGTCAAGCGCTGTGCCATTGCCCGGCGCCTGAGCCGGGATGGCGTCGAGCAGGTGCCGCGGCAGGGGTGGCGAAGCCTCAGGCAGCGTCTCCGAAGAAACATCCGCCCCGCCAGCCTCGACCGTCACGCCACGCTCCACCTGCGGCATCCTTTCCCGTCCGGCCCGCCCCAACCCTTCGCCCCTCGCACCCGCGCTGTCTATGACCGGCGCC
The DNA window shown above is from Streptomyces sp. NBC_01445 and carries:
- a CDS encoding rhomboid-like protein gives rise to the protein MTVEAGGADVSSETLPEASPPLPRHLLDAIPAQAPGNGTALDATVGRTAPESAAPRRRLRPWRLLPTPTGTPFTFVYAAVLIGTSLFALFADPGVVASALRGSSTDVAHLAHTPVFVLVASALWIAGGITSPFAVCFLIVLTALERRIGGLRTAGVFVLGHTVATLATEVPVGLSVMAGHLPESSLHRLDYGISFGVAASIGALAGLLTPWLRWTVLAVSGGMLVEDLIAFTDPMANWGHLMALAIGIGTWPLVRRWRRAPESSAT